One stretch of Lysobacter sp. KIS68-7 DNA includes these proteins:
- a CDS encoding aldehyde dehydrogenase, which yields MRLTHWIDGESRDASSGRWLDVHDPATAQPYAQVAAGDARDVDAAIAAAQRAFPAWSSLPNSERARWMERLADALEARLDDFAKAEARDGGKPLKLARDIEIPRAVSNLRFFAHAATQFASESHHGQAGLNYTLRQALGVVGTISPWNLPLYLFTWKIAPALAAGNTVVAKPSEITPASAAMLGELAAEIGFPKGVLNIVHGLGPDVGEPLVIDARTKAISFTGSTAVGKRIATLAAPLLKKVSLELGGKNPTIVFADSDWERNLDTIVRSAFQNSGQICLCGSRLLIERRIYAEFRDAFVERATALKIGDPMEADVDLGPLVSQAHFDKVVGAIERAKQEGGQVRCGGQALQRPGWFVAPTVIDGLGPDCATNRDEIFGPVATLQSFEDDDDALHRANAGDYGLAASVWTRDLARAHRFAAQLHCGIVWINTWLMRDLRTPFGGMGQSGLGREGGLEAMRFFTEPRNVGIAL from the coding sequence ATGCGCCTCACCCACTGGATCGACGGCGAATCGCGCGACGCATCGAGCGGCCGCTGGCTCGATGTGCACGACCCCGCCACCGCGCAACCTTACGCGCAAGTCGCCGCCGGCGACGCGCGCGACGTGGACGCCGCCATCGCCGCGGCGCAACGCGCCTTCCCCGCCTGGTCATCGCTGCCCAACAGCGAACGCGCGCGCTGGATGGAACGCCTGGCCGATGCGCTCGAAGCGCGCCTGGATGATTTCGCGAAGGCCGAAGCGCGCGACGGCGGCAAGCCGCTGAAGCTCGCGCGCGACATCGAAATTCCGCGCGCCGTCAGCAACCTCCGTTTCTTCGCGCACGCCGCCACGCAATTCGCCAGCGAATCGCACCACGGCCAGGCCGGCCTCAACTACACCCTGCGCCAGGCGCTCGGCGTCGTCGGCACCATCTCGCCGTGGAATCTGCCGCTGTACCTGTTCACCTGGAAGATCGCGCCCGCGCTCGCGGCCGGCAACACGGTGGTCGCCAAGCCATCGGAGATCACGCCGGCCTCGGCGGCGATGCTCGGGGAACTCGCGGCGGAGATCGGATTCCCGAAGGGCGTGCTGAACATCGTGCACGGCCTCGGGCCTGACGTGGGCGAGCCGCTCGTCATCGATGCGCGCACCAAGGCCATCTCGTTCACGGGCAGCACCGCGGTGGGCAAGCGCATCGCCACGCTCGCCGCACCCTTGCTGAAGAAGGTGTCGCTCGAACTCGGTGGCAAGAACCCGACGATCGTCTTCGCCGACAGCGATTGGGAACGCAACCTCGACACCATCGTGCGCTCGGCCTTCCAGAACAGCGGCCAGATCTGCCTGTGCGGTTCGCGCCTGCTCATCGAACGCCGCATCTACGCCGAGTTCCGCGACGCCTTCGTCGAACGCGCCACCGCGCTGAAGATCGGCGACCCGATGGAAGCCGACGTCGACTTGGGCCCGCTCGTCTCGCAGGCCCACTTCGACAAAGTCGTCGGCGCCATCGAACGCGCGAAGCAGGAAGGCGGGCAAGTGCGTTGCGGCGGACAGGCCTTGCAGCGCCCGGGCTGGTTCGTCGCGCCGACCGTGATCGACGGACTCGGCCCCGATTGCGCGACCAACCGCGACGAAATCTTCGGCCCGGTGGCGACGCTGCAGTCCTTCGAAGACGACGACGACGCCCTGCACCGCGCGAACGCCGGCGATTACGGTCTCGCAGCCTCGGTGTGGACGCGCGACCTCGCGCGCGCGCACCGCTTCGCAGCGCAGCTGCATTGCGGCATCGTCTGGATCAACACCTGGCTGATGCGCGACCTGCGCACGCCGTTCGGCGGCATGGGTCAGTCGGGCCTGGGCCGCGAAGGCGGGCTCGAGGCGATGCGCTTCTTCACCGAA
- a CDS encoding FMN-binding negative transcriptional regulator, whose translation MYLPRHYASHDPRALDALIAADPFITLITVRDGAPTVNHLPVLFAREGDRVVLRGHWAKVNPQATHAGEALAIVHGPHAYVSPSWYPDKIPQSRVPTWNYVVAHLHGTLELLEDTESLAAIVSDLSDHNEPQVGQGWRYVDDDAHRSQLRGIVGFRMVVDRFDVKAKLSQNHPMHNREAVIARLAAQASDNARDVARLMRDTLVQDD comes from the coding sequence ATGTACCTGCCGCGCCACTACGCGTCGCACGACCCACGAGCGCTCGATGCGCTGATCGCCGCCGATCCCTTCATCACGTTGATCACTGTGCGCGATGGCGCGCCGACCGTGAACCACCTCCCCGTGCTGTTCGCACGCGAGGGCGACCGCGTCGTGTTGCGTGGCCACTGGGCCAAGGTGAATCCACAAGCCACGCACGCCGGCGAAGCGCTCGCCATCGTGCATGGCCCGCACGCCTATGTGTCGCCGTCGTGGTACCCCGACAAGATTCCGCAGTCGCGCGTGCCGACGTGGAATTACGTCGTGGCGCACCTGCACGGCACGCTCGAACTCCTCGAAGACACCGAGTCGCTCGCCGCCATCGTCTCCGACCTGAGCGACCACAACGAACCGCAGGTCGGCCAGGGCTGGCGCTACGTGGACGACGATGCGCATCGCAGCCAGCTGCGCGGCATCGTCGGCTTCCGCATGGTCGTCGATCGCTTCGACGTCAAGGCGAAACTCAGCCAGAACCATCCGATGCACAACCGCGAGGCCGTGATCGCGCGCCTCGCCGCGCAGGCGAGCGACAACGCGCGCGACGTCGCACGCCTGATGCGCGACACCCTCGTCCAGGACGACTGA
- a CDS encoding SDR family oxidoreductase: protein MDLSLNGKHALVCGASEGIGRAAAHELALLGADVTLLARRADALEALAKELPRKAGQEHGWLASDVLDTERLRSQVQALAAGKPVYILVNNTGGPPGGPANLANSDAFERAFRQHLLANQALVQAVLPGMQAAHWGRIVNVISTSVKEPIAGLGVSNTIRGAVASWAKTLAAELGGHGITVNNVLPGYTRTQRLDQILRDRAQATGQSEDAIAKGMLATVPAGRFAEASELGAVIAFLCSPAAGYVNGINVPVDGGRTKSL, encoded by the coding sequence ATGGATCTTTCCCTCAACGGCAAGCACGCGCTGGTCTGCGGCGCCTCCGAAGGCATCGGCCGCGCCGCTGCGCACGAACTCGCCTTGCTCGGCGCCGACGTCACCCTCCTCGCCCGCCGCGCCGACGCACTCGAAGCGCTCGCCAAGGAACTGCCGCGCAAAGCGGGACAGGAACACGGCTGGCTCGCCTCCGACGTGCTCGACACCGAACGCCTGCGTTCGCAGGTGCAGGCGCTCGCCGCGGGCAAGCCCGTGTACATCCTGGTGAACAACACCGGCGGCCCGCCGGGCGGGCCTGCCAACCTCGCCAACAGCGACGCCTTCGAACGCGCGTTCCGCCAACACCTGCTCGCCAACCAGGCGCTCGTGCAGGCGGTGCTGCCCGGCATGCAGGCTGCGCACTGGGGCCGCATCGTCAACGTCATTTCCACGTCGGTGAAGGAGCCCATCGCGGGCCTGGGCGTCTCCAACACGATCCGCGGCGCCGTGGCCAGTTGGGCGAAGACGCTCGCCGCCGAACTCGGCGGCCATGGCATCACCGTCAACAACGTGCTGCCCGGTTACACGCGCACGCAACGTCTCGACCAGATCCTCCGTGACCGCGCACAGGCCACGGGCCAATCCGAAGACGCGATCGCCAAGGGCATGCTCGCGACGGTGCCCGCGGGGCGCTTCGCCGAAGCCTCGGAGCTCGGCGCCGTGATCGCCTTCCTCTGTTCCCCCGCGGCGGGCTACGTCAACGGCATCAACGTGCCGGTCGACGGCGGCCGCACCAAGTCGCTGTAA